Part of the Chelmon rostratus isolate fCheRos1 chromosome 13, fCheRos1.pri, whole genome shotgun sequence genome is shown below.
ACAGCGAAGTTTGTTCTGCATTAAATTCTGGGAAGCCTCTGTCTTAAAAATTCATTCACGTCTGAGGTTGAGCGTAGGGGCACTCATAAACCAACTGCACAAGAGCTACAagagacagacatacagaccTCCAATTCAGCACAGTAGGCTAACAGTTATCACAGAAAGCAACACTGTTGACAAAACAGGTAAATATGAAAACATCCAAAATTGTGCAGCCCACAAATTATTTATAGCAATTAAAGCTTGTTAACACAACTCAAACCCAACCGACAAATCTGATCCTTTTTTGTGGACAAATTCAGCGATTATTTTGATGAGTGAGCCACCTGCTTTATGTCCCCCATTATCACCTCCTATGCACCTGTATATGCTGGACCCAACACCTGTAGTTAAGCATACAgaattaaaaaagcaaacaaacaaaagatgcaCCACGTCGGTCCCATTTCAATCTGGCGATGGTTTGAACCAGTTCCCTCAGATTCAGCCCCCGGGGGGAGTGGGGGCCTCACCAGCTAATACTTCTATCTGCATGCAGCAGGTAGCGAGAGCTGAGGTGGCGCGCGCCCGCTGGTGCAGTGAAACCCCAGCTGTGACACGCATGAAGTGATCCAGTCAAGCCTGAAACGAGGACACAGGTCAATGAGCGAGAACAGTGACCGCTGCAAAGTGGACATGACAGTGATGTAGCCCACTCAGGTTAATGGGAATGATATCGCCCATTTGTGAAATGCAGGTCGGTGAGTGTGAGTCAAGAAAAAGTGAGCAcacaatcactttttttttatttgtccgTGATGCAGAGCTATGTTTTCTTGCGAGTGCCCTCATCTGTCAAAATAGGATTAAAAATTAATAAgagttgaaagaaaaaagaagaacattGGAATATGAGGGGAATGTTTAGTGCAAGTAGTCAGCCCCATATGAACCCTTTACTTATTCATATCATCCCCTGCGATTACCATTCCATAAAAATGCAGTTTATAATGCTACTTTGTCATGACCGTGTTTTAATGTAGGGTGCTTTTCTGTCCCGGAACGGTAGAATTAATCTTTACTTTCACTTACGcttgacattttctttgctCGTTAAtttcaagagaaaacaaacagcgtTCCGCCACCTTCCAGGCAGCCCTGCGGTATTTCTGCCCGCCGACTTTGTCATTTACCTCCGCCGCCACATTAGATAGCTACAGCCGATGAAAATAGATAAACAGACAGATACATCGGCAAATGAGTGAGAGTTGCTGTGACCTCTTATGGTGCTGCAGTTAGTCATCTATTTTGCATCTTTCcggagctgtcagtcacactATGAGCTTTTTCACAACTCTCCTCCTTCACATCAACACTTGGCAGCCTGGTGTCCTTGCCTGGGCCAAactgtttgtgtctcagagaTTGTACTCCATGTGACAGATGCAGCTTCCCTGTTCTTgtaagaggagggagagagagagagagtgaagtgTGAGGGAAGTTGgcgtttgcgtgtgtgtgtgtgtgtgtatacagtatactgtagaTGAGTCGGTCTAAGGGTGCTTTCACATTTGCATATGTGTTTGAGCTGTGagtgagagacactgagggtgGATTAAACTAATCTTTGCATCTACATCGCTGAATGTGGGGGAAATGATTTTTTAACATGCTTCTGTTTTGTCGGCCTCCTTGTTCTCTGCCCAACCCGAATCTGTTAGTTGTGAATtgcaacatcatcatcatgcagcATTTCTTTGCTGAATAATTCTCCTAATATTGCAATTTATGCAGCCTATTAAAAATTACTGAACAGTATCAGAGTGTGCTGGTCCTTATCTCTTATCACTGCAGAATGAGTAGCTAATTAATGAGGAAAATAATGTAGCAACAGCGTAAAAAAATGAACTTGAAAGTTACTGTATAATTTTAAACAATGTGGCTATCAGTCAGTGAATGAAGCTGTTTTCCCTGCTTGTGGTATTCATGCAAGGgcagtgggttttattctgaATAAAGCAGACTCACTCCGGCTCACTGAAGCTTATCCTCAGATGGCCTTgaacagaaagcctgtgttttAGAACCGTTCAAGACAAAAGCAGATGATTTCTTTGTTGCGCATAATGACAGGCTGACACTGTGTGCGCATACCGTCAATCACTGTAcgtacatacatgcatgcagaaaaacacaccccGGTGTGCCCTATCTAAATGTACgtttgtgcacaaacactgaaaaaataacCATTTTGAGATGCACGGCTGAAAATAAACCAGTGCAGCGGCATAGAGCACAACTGAATTGCAGCAGTAATTATCATCTATCTGCAAAAGTAATCTGCATATTAAGTactgtcatgttttcttccaAATTCATTCTAGGGTAAACGGGAAGGAGTGTATAATTGTGTCGTAACACAGAGAAAGGCAATTTTAGTTTCCTTAAAGTCTCAAATCACAGGTATACAGAAACAAATGTTCTCCATTGGTCCACTTCACGGTAGCAAAGCAATTTGTTCTGGAATAGCTGCGAAAccatttgtgtttctgaatttatttttgcagccaATGTAGCTTAGCAAACTGTACCCGACGCTTCTCAGCAAAGAGCTTTATGAAAGTGTTTGGTGAAACTTCACTTTAGGAAGCAATTTTCTTGTACCGAGCCCGAAAATCAATTTTAAAACCTTTGCTAACAggccagagctgctgttttcaacACTAGGTCTGGCACTGTTAACAGTGAGCTGGGAAAGCAAACAAGGGTTTTATCTCGTACAAACTGAGTGTACAGGAAAAAGATGAAGTGAACGTAATTTGtagttaaatgaataaaacttgATAATCCAAAAGGTTCTTTGTGCCGGCATGCTTTATAAATAGcagaaatatgttgttttttgttttttttatacagttAAACCACCACACCAAGCACCTCGGTGACTCAGTTTGGCTAAGATATGGCCAGTGCCCACACCTTGAATGAAGTAGTGAAACAATACTCATCACATGCCTCTGCACTGCCCTTTGTGAATTTCACCTACATTTATACTGCATAATGTGGTgacagtcatgaaaataaaatcccACAATTTCACCTAGATTTGAAGCGACTTAGAGCCTTTTATAAAAGGGTATCATGCCTGTGGGGGTTAGCTTTGGTCCATCAGTAAAAACACCGTTTTTTTTGGCTCTATATGGAACCCTTTTTGTCAAGAGGGGGCTTTGGAAGTTTTCAAGGTAAATTATATTAGCAGGCACTTTGCCATGTGTTAGGGTTAAGTGAACTGAAATCTCTTATCTCATTCAGTCGTCATGTAGCCTCTCCACCCCGCTCACCCACCCACCTACCGCCGAGCCCACCGCCTGGGAATCGAGCGGTCTCAGTGGAGACCCGACAGACAGAGTTTGGCTGCTTCTGCTCCATCACCACATTAAGTTAAAGTACTGTACTTCTTGTGTTTCTATAGCAACAGTTCCCACTCATGTCTTCAGGATACTGAGCAATGCggagagtgaaggagagctGCAATGACAGTCATACCTGAGCGTTTCGATTCGATCGTAGTAGCTGTTTGCAAATTTAGAGCTGACCAATATAAAAgtgataatttttttttgggATTGACGTGACCGACACAGAATATTTCTGCCTGATTTAAATGTAAGTATGTTTGTGcagataattaaaaaatgacGATACGCTAATCTCATCTTATTGAGTTTGAAAATGTTAGAATAAAAAGAAGTCAGGATCGTCACATGAATAACCAAACCAATGTTCCTGGCCCTGATAGGATGACCAGAAATCACATTGGTGAATACTCACCTGATGGTACGCAAACATTAGCCTCTAAAAAGTCATTCAGTGCATTTGCAATGATTTTTACTGTTGTGGAGGTGTACTCGTCCTTGGCTGTACTGTGTTGCCTTTAATACCgtcttttcattctctctctctctctctctctctctctcataatttctctcttttggcctccctctctctctcccaggtGTTGATGAGTGACAGAGGTGATGTGATGGCAGAGCGAGCAGGCAGGGCAGATCAGAGCAGACTGTCCGCTGCACACTGACCCAACTGGATGCAACGTGTTAGAGCCTAGAAAGGTTGGATTCCTCGATTTTTACATTCTTTGGGAAAGTTTTGTGGGCAAGACCTTGAACACagtctgaaaaactgaaaactgtgttTCATCCTCTTCAACATGTTTTATGCATGACGAGCAAAATCGAGAGCAAGATCATTGAATGCTCGAAAGGAGAAATAGAGGGGGAAGGAAAGTACAATTCTTGCAACAAGGGAATTTTATAGCTCTAAAATGTTGCCAGATTATAACCAGAGTGAATAACAACAAATAAGATGCACAACGGTCTCAAAAGAATATTGACTGAAAAGTATTTGTCTTCTTCTAAAAGGGAATTCtggtaaaataaaatgttgctaAGCTCCCTTAATGTCTGATGTTCAACTCTCTTTCAGAATGGATTTCTCCAATTGCACTGAGGGGGTGTTTGCCTCAACCAGCAGTGGTAATGACTCACTGGAGACCACTAAGCTCCCTCCCAGCAAGGTCCTGCTCACGGTGACCCTTTCTGTAGTGGCCATCCTGACTACATTCTTCAACTGCCTGGTGATCACAGCTATTGCAGTCACCCGCAAGTTGCACCACCCAGCCAACTACCTCATCTGCTCGTTAGCGGTGACCGACCTGCTGGTGGCTGTGCTGGTCATGCCCTTCAGTATTATGTACATCCAAAAAGAGACCTGGATCATGGGCCAGGTGATGTGCACCATCTGGTTAAGCGTGGATATCACCTGTTGCACATGCTCCATCCTGCACCTTGCTGCAATCGCCATCGACCGCTACAGGGCCATTACTGATGCAGTGGAGTACTCTCGCAAACGCACGGGGGCCAGGGCAGGGGCCATGGTGGCGGTGGTGTGGCTCTTGTCCATCCTcatttcacttcctcctctaCTGTGGCGGCACTACAGCGAGGATGCAGAGCAGGAAGACCAGTGtatcatcatccaccatcacATGGCTTTCACCTTGTACTCCACCCTCGGAGCGTTTTACATCCCCCTGCtgctcatcctcatcctctacTACAAAATCTACCGGGCCGCTCAGACCCTCTACATGCGCAGGGAGGCCAGCCGGGCCAGCCGTCATTCATGCATGACCAATGGGAGCATGATCCCATCGTCCTACCCGGCTGGAGATGGCGACATTGATGGGGGGCCTCGAAGTCCAGAGCCCATAAGCCCACCAGAAAAGTCTTTATCTGAACCCTCAACTGAGGAACCTCCACGTGAACGGGTGCGCGTATCCGTAAAGGCTTTCCAGTGCAAGTCGCGCCGGCACGAGTCACGCAGTGAGTCACGCCGGAGCCAGTTTTACCAAGGACCACGGATCTCAGGCTCGCGGGAGCGCAAAGCAGCATCCACGTTGGGGTTGATAATAGGGGCCTTTGTCATCTGCTGGTTGCCGTTTTTTGTCAAGGAGGTGATCGTCAACACCTGCGGTTCTTGCAGCACTTCGGTGGAGATGGCTGACTTTCTGACATGGTTGGGTTACCTCAACTCGCTGATCAACCCCCTCATCTACACCATCTTTAATGAAGACTTCAAAAAAGCTTTCCAAAGACTCGTTAGGTGCAGTCATTACCTCTGATGGTTACAATTATGCATGATCGTACCCATACActaccacacatacacatgtaacTAAAGTCCAGAGGATACTGACTAAATACTGACTCAATGTGCCTGAGAGATTAATCTCAAAGAGGAAAGGGACTGACACCCATTTCCAGACACTCCACCAGGCACTCCAACAGCCTGAATGGCAGCAGCTCAGCTATGAGCTTTTCAGCAAAGTTCCACATTGAAATCAAAGTCCTGCTATTAATAGAACAGCCTCAGATTTCCTTGATGTTAATTGGTGTGTTTGAAGGGACAGTGACATGTTGGTTTCTAGAAAATGGGCAGTGGCTGACCTTTTTGAGGTCTGGGTTCTGTGCATTAGTGATCAGCCCCATTTAAAGGTCTTGAAATAGCTGACCATTATATCTGTTCCATCTAATGACCTCCTTTCGATCCAGTCCGAGCTGCCAGATGAAATACAGAACATGTGTAAAATACCACAGTGTACCGAGTTGCGACTTCATGTGGCCATGACGTGACATGACATCCGATTGACTGCTGCAGTGATCGTTAACAGAAATAGTATGAATGTGGTTTTGTAATCAGCCACGCAAAAACATTCCAACAAATATGAAATAGTAGGAGCTTCTCGTCAGGTAATGGTACTGGCTTAAGTGATTTGACAGTACAGAGGAGTTATTGCCTGACTTACAGAAATTTCACTGAACAAACCAAATCACACCATTAATAACACACTAAATTATAAACAATGTAACTAGGGACCAATATGAAAATTGAGCTTGCTTCAACCATGACTACAAAAGGTCAACTTTCAGAGAAGTTATTAGGGTTACAGGTTCTATAAGACACTGCCACTTTAATTGATGCTTTTGCACAACCTTTATGTTACGTTCCTTTCAGTTatgatttattatatttattaatcTATCCTGGAGCCATTAAAACATGCCCATTCCATCTCACTCCCACGCCATAGCCAGCATTGGGTTGTAATGAACGCAAGAACCACTGGTGGAGAAATCCTCATTACATTAATCCCACTCAAGTACTAGGAATAGAACTACTATTTCTTTACTGCCTCCGAGAGGGCACATgctgatggaaatgttgtgGATGAGTCAAGCGTGAGGGTGTACTGTATGCTAGAGAGATAATACAAGGTGTGTCATATACTTACATACATCTCTGACAGTATGACCAGTATTTGTAtactgtttctttctttgtctctcactgtctcaataatcaataataaacagTCCACATATGAATGATGTTCCCCTGTTCTTCTCTGAGTTAATGATCAGTTTCTGAGTGATAACTTGGTGACTGACGGTTATGACTGCAGTATATCCCATATATCACGTGTATGTAGGGAATGGTAGCAGGAATAGCAGAAATGATGACTCACTGATCATCTGTCTGTGTAAACGAATGCTGATATTATTATGACCTTTATTTATTCTTGAAAAATCAATGAGGACAGGCCCTGATTTACAATGATGTCAAGTAACagttaaaaatgacttaaaagatacaaaatattaaaagaatAGTAATAGTATTAGTGTAGAAATCAGTTCAAAAAAGATacaagatacaaaaaaaaatcaaaagaggTAGTAACAGAAGCCGAATGGTTTATGATCATGGATTAAAATTCCTgcttttattcatctttttcattCATGCTAGTATCCATTTTTAGGGTGCTTTGTAAAGGCATAGAAACTAAAAGCAGATCGCCCAAATTCAGCGCAAACTCGAATGAAAGCCAGTCTGAGTTTGGTGCGGTCCTGAGGATCAATCAAGCTGAACTGCTATATAAGATGGACACTTCCCAATAAGGGCATTATAGGTTAACAAATACATATGCCTGTCATGTCTCAAGAGTCACAGAGAAGACCACCAAACTAGTTCATATAAGGTGCAATGATGAGTGCTATAAACATCCCCAGTAATAAAGCTAAGAGCAGAATGATAAACAGCATCCAAGGGCTTAAGAGTAGAGGCAGAGGCATGCCTAGAAATCACATCACCATAATccatgacagagaaaaaaagcagcttcatgaaatgttttcctACAGAGCATCGGAAAGTTCATTCTATTTCTAGAGAAGAaatttttgttgtaatttgttTACACGACTATATGATATTTAAATGTGCGTTTGTCGTCTATCCAGATACTGAGGTATTTATATTCTGTAACTCTTTCATTGTTAAATCCTTGTACAGTGGAAGTATGAATGTTTTTGCCATCAAGAATGACATAAACTCAGTTTTCTGTGCATTCAAATCATGTTTCAGATCATTAAGTGCCGCTTGGAGAACACTacaggaatgctgcaggttttccACAGCTAGCTGAGCAGAGTCTGCAGTACAATACAAATATGTATCATCCGCATTAGAGTGATATATGATGCACTGCAAGCCCATGTTTCAGTCTGCTGACTGTTGAAAGTGCAAGGACAGGATAGTCTGATGTGGTTGCGCCCCCGTGTGGTTATAAGAAATACTGCAGACTTTCAAGTTGGCTGTGATAAACTGCATCAGTCTACATCGGACATATGGTGTTGTTCATTTAGCCTCAGcaatcaaacaaataaaagtcatGAAATAAGAAATCTGCACTGATGTGCAAGTTGTCTCTGTCTTTTGGGGTGTGTTCCGTGCAAAATAtatgtttgctttaaaaaagtATACAAGAAATATTCCAAAAGATAAAATTAAACCATTGATATAGCCTAAATTCATTTTAGCCTATATGTGATGGTGAACTGTCTCCAATGTGTCCACATCTTACTCAGCCCTACCATCAGCGTAGAATTTAACCAGACCTTCAAGttctttttcctgtctcttATAGAACTTGTTGTCATAAACATCATGTTCAAATGCTGTTTTCTACTTGAAATTGATGCAATAAAACAGTCAGTTTTATTCCAACCTTTTCTGACCAGTTTGAAATGCCCAGTTCTAGGTCTTGTTGTGCAgcgggtgcagagagaaaagtgcTTCCATTGATACACATTGTGTTACCAGCTACCTCTGTTTCACCTGTCCATCAGGAGCCTCACTAAGGAAGGTTGTATAAGGGGAATGTAACTCCGCATGCATCTTTACTTCATCCCATACAGGAAACTGCACAACCAGTGGGTGTGAAAAACTGGGGCCTCCCATTCATGATTCCTCCCGGCCATGTTCAGTGGAACAAACGACTACCACAGAGCACTGCCAGGAACAGATGAAACAGAGTCTGGGTCTCAGCAGTAGTTTGCAAGTGTTTTGCTCCTGCACCAAACATTATAGCCATGACTAAAGTGTGCAGTTTGTTTCAAAAGTTTTCAGAGtttgaaacacaacatttataGGCTGGAAAAGCACAGGGTCTGTGTCCACGTCCACACAGGTTTGTGAAGTGCTTTCACAAACCCACTGAGCTGACATCTGTTATGAAATCTGTCTCCATACAGTAGCAGCCAAACAGCTGCACCACcatcatgtgtgtgtatgtgcactcCCCAGGGCACATCAGTGTAGGCATCAGACACAAATGAGGCAaagtcttttctctttctcctaTGTGGTGAGGAGAACAGCATGCCTTCAGCTCAGTGTCCCTGAAGGAACTGTTGATGTGCTCAGGAGCAAAGAAATCCCTCCTCACCAACAGTAAGTAACTACAAGGTACAAGGATACTCAGGctcttttctgctgttgatGTTACCAGTTGTATTTTAATTGACAGCGATTCAAAAGAGACTTGCATATTCGATTAAACATAATAcgtatatatgtacataatgAACTTAATGATGACTCAATTCCATtgagctgcttcagcttcagagTCTCTTTTTATTGATTGCtggttcactgtcacactgtcatggctcactgggacacttaaatagaacagagccatcatcactgttattattaatgCCTGTGTTTTTCCTATTATAAATGTGTGAATAATATGCTGAGAAAAGAGCTATTATATGTGTATATCAATTTCATTATTTTCGTCTCACGAagaaattctgcattttatcGGCAGCATGAGGCGTTTCTATTGTCTGGTGTTAGTCATACTTGACTAACATGCATGTATGCAAACCTTTTGCAGTCTTCCCATTCGTGCATCAGGACTTAAAgggctgttttgtgtttttaaatgtcctcCTTTCTGCCCATTTTCCTCCAGAACTGCCTGTGACAAAAACCCCAGTCAACACTCGGCCCAGAGTGACATGGTGACATGTGCTTCCGAAGCTGACAACCATTTCAGCCGTCTAAAAGTCAGTTTTTGATCTGActtttgttatgtttctttgttaaTGTAATGCAGACCCAGCTGAGAAGAATCTTTCATATACTgtaagatatatatatatacactaaTCAGTTCTGACTCTAATTGTTTGTGAGATTTTGGTCCTATTTACCACAATTTCTAAACCTTCtaataaaacatgtaataatTCTGCTTGTTTTGAATAGTGAGCAAAATCTGAGCCTGTAACACATAAAAATACCTGATTATACAGTATACATTTTCCATAATATCTAAGGTCATAGGAATCTGATGAACACAAAATCAGTTTCATAGGAAAACAATATTGTTAGATGAGTGGAAATGTTAGCCATTCGTTCTGAAACTTGAACTTCCATCCAACACAATACAGCAAACAATTAGTTGTGATTCAGTCAGTGGGGTCATTtgtcaaatatttttatttttatcaaccTGCCTTGTTATTAAGCTTTAATGTGCATTTAAGATGACTGGAGATGATTGTTTCTTGTGCATTATTcataattttgaaaaaaactttattagtACTTTCTTAAGGATGGGGTTGCCAGGTTGGTAGCGTTTTGTCTTTAGGGATAGGAGGATGCTGCCTTACAATTCTGGCAACTTTGACTATGCGCTGGATACAGCAGACAGTATGGCGGACAGCGAAAGTGATGTGGAAACAGACGGGCTTGAATTAGCTCTAGACACGTTGTTTAAAAGACACTGCAGCGATGAGTCGTCTCTGAGCAGCAAAAGCTATTGCTCTGAGTTCTGTGAGGTATGTTGGACTCCATTTTTCAGACAGCCTGCCTAGTCGGTGTCTGTTTATTGCTAACGCTACTAGCTTCgcgagctaacgttagcctacAGATTCGCTCCGTCTATGCAGTTGTGTGGCTAAGACTATGGCATAGCCCAAACATAACAGAAATTATTAACAAAATGTAGATGGACATACTGTGCTCATACGCAGGTGACTTCATGGAGTAATTGTGTTTACTGGGAATATCATCTTGATGTTTGATAACGCTTAGCTCTATAGCTAACGTTAAACAGTTAGGCTAAGCTAACGGACTGAGGTCTTATGGCAAGCTGTGTTTCGACAAACTATTattaacactttaaaaacactaCATAGCCTGTTTTCAGATGCCACTAGTTGAGATGAAATTCCAAGTGAGTTAAATTCTAAAAGATATGACTGAATTAATCTGTGGGAAACTTGACTTTTAGCAGCCATGCATCAACGGTAACGTTGGCTTTAACACTAAAAGGTGAATTTACTTATTGTCACAAGACTGTGAAGTCGTTGTATGTGCCCCTGTTGAAGTCATGCAATAGTCTGATTTCAGCTCATAAAGTATTGCGTGTGAACGCCAATCCCCTCACTCCATCTGATGTACTACACCATAAACACAATCACAGTTTCAGATAGGTCCCTGTTACCATAGAGATGTCAGTCAGAACAGTAGGACAAACTGTAGCACATTAGAAGGTGCTCTGCATTTCAGGTACATGATGTCACGTTATTAATTGTAGCTCAGGTTCCAATGTGATCGAGCGCATTTGGTGCCGCTGTGAACCCCCACCACTCTGTACTTACAAAGAACAGCCATGACTGACCTGTGACTGTTCCATGCCTGAATGTGctgaatttttttaaattaaatgtttagggtaaattgaaaaaaaaaaaaatatatatgtgttgATCAATTGCAGCCCATTTCTTTTAAGTTAAGAAAATTTGTAGTGTTTGGTTTCAAGACTCTGTACGATTAACTTTTATTGTATTGAAATTGCCAAacagatttcatgtttttgataagataaaactttattaatcccctgctggggaaatttggtgttacaggcagcaggcaatagtagtagaaacaacaacagactaCAAAAAgttgattatatatatatataattaattaattaaaaaatattgccataaaaaatacactgcCAAAAATTTAAGGATAATCACACTTTTGAGAGAAATTGCACACGgattgaaattgcacatgatGGGTATGGATAAATTAATTATATTATTTGCTCTATTGcgcagtaataaatatatattgtgtgTATCACAGTAGACTAAAAATATGTTGTATGTAATATATTGTGGTGTTCtactttttctgtcttctctctgcacaGTTGGTTGAGGAGTACACGGGGCAATGGCAAGTTCCTCTTCCACAACTGAAGGT
Proteins encoded:
- the htr1fa gene encoding 5-hydroxytryptamine receptor 1F translates to MDFSNCTEGVFASTSSGNDSLETTKLPPSKVLLTVTLSVVAILTTFFNCLVITAIAVTRKLHHPANYLICSLAVTDLLVAVLVMPFSIMYIQKETWIMGQVMCTIWLSVDITCCTCSILHLAAIAIDRYRAITDAVEYSRKRTGARAGAMVAVVWLLSILISLPPLLWRHYSEDAEQEDQCIIIHHHMAFTLYSTLGAFYIPLLLILILYYKIYRAAQTLYMRREASRASRHSCMTNGSMIPSSYPAGDGDIDGGPRSPEPISPPEKSLSEPSTEEPPRERVRVSVKAFQCKSRRHESRSESRRSQFYQGPRISGSRERKAASTLGLIIGAFVICWLPFFVKEVIVNTCGSCSTSVEMADFLTWLGYLNSLINPLIYTIFNEDFKKAFQRLVRCSHYL